In Streptomyces sp. NBC_01426, one genomic interval encodes:
- a CDS encoding MFS transporter: protein MVVLDITIVNIALPHIQTALGFSTESLSWVVNAYTLTFGGLLLLGGRAGDILGRRRVFMFGVLLFGLASLLGGFAQNAGQLMGARALQGVGAAIASPTALALITSTFREGPERNRAFGVFAGVSAGGGAIGLLAGGILVEWLNWRWVLFVNVPIALIIAVVTPRVIRESERHSGHFDLAGALLSTFGMVALVYGFISASQEGWSDPVTLGSFGAAVVLLTLFIANERRSPQPITPLHMFADRNRAGTYAIMLFFACAIFGMFFFLTLFVQNVLGFSPLRAGLAFLPVSAMIAVMAGVTSQLLPRYGPKPFMVTGSLSAAGGLAWLTQIDVGSTYLGSILGPMLLFSAGMGMQFVSLTLMALSNVPNRESGAASGLLNAMQQVGGSLGLSILVTVFGTASRNEAKDQVGSFLGTATPEQKAFFARTKQFPKPWSDQVLTSGVSAAFVAAAAFTLLTALIALFVIQVRPSDLERLQGKHTPTAV from the coding sequence ATGGTCGTTCTCGACATCACCATCGTGAACATCGCGCTGCCGCACATCCAGACCGCCCTCGGCTTCTCCACCGAGAGCCTCTCCTGGGTCGTCAACGCCTACACGCTGACCTTCGGCGGCCTGCTGCTCCTCGGCGGACGAGCCGGCGACATCCTCGGACGCCGACGCGTGTTCATGTTCGGCGTGCTGCTCTTCGGCCTCGCCTCGCTGTTGGGCGGATTCGCGCAGAACGCCGGGCAGTTGATGGGCGCCCGGGCCCTCCAGGGCGTCGGCGCGGCCATCGCCTCCCCGACCGCCCTGGCACTGATCACCAGCACCTTCCGCGAAGGCCCCGAACGCAACAGGGCCTTCGGCGTGTTCGCCGGCGTCTCGGCCGGCGGCGGCGCCATCGGCCTGCTGGCCGGCGGCATCCTCGTCGAATGGCTCAACTGGCGCTGGGTGCTCTTCGTCAATGTTCCGATCGCCCTGATCATCGCCGTGGTGACGCCCCGGGTCATCCGCGAGTCCGAACGCCACTCCGGCCACTTCGACCTGGCCGGCGCCCTGCTGTCGACCTTCGGCATGGTCGCGCTGGTCTACGGGTTCATCAGCGCGTCCCAGGAGGGCTGGTCCGATCCGGTGACCCTGGGCTCCTTCGGTGCGGCCGTCGTCCTGTTGACCCTGTTCATCGCCAACGAACGGCGCTCGCCCCAGCCGATCACCCCGCTGCACATGTTCGCCGACCGCAACCGGGCCGGAACCTACGCGATCATGCTCTTCTTCGCCTGCGCGATCTTCGGCATGTTCTTCTTCCTGACGCTCTTCGTGCAGAACGTGCTGGGCTTCAGCCCCCTGCGGGCCGGCCTCGCCTTCCTGCCGGTCAGCGCGATGATCGCGGTGATGGCGGGGGTCACCTCCCAACTCCTGCCCAGGTACGGGCCGAAGCCGTTCATGGTCACCGGCTCGCTGTCCGCGGCCGGCGGGCTGGCGTGGCTGACGCAGATCGACGTCGGCTCGACGTACCTGGGCAGCATCCTGGGCCCGATGCTCCTGTTCAGCGCCGGCATGGGCATGCAGTTCGTCTCCCTGACACTGATGGCGCTCTCCAACGTCCCCAACCGGGAGTCGGGCGCCGCCTCCGGACTGCTGAACGCCATGCAGCAGGTGGGCGGTTCGCTGGGCCTGTCGATCCTGGTCACGGTCTTCGGGACGGCCAGCCGCAACGAGGCCAAGGACCAGGTGGGCTCCTTCCTCGGCACGGCCACCCCGGAACAGAAGGCGTTCTTCGCCCGGACGAAGCAGTTCCCGAAACCCTGGAGCGACCAGGTCCTCACCTCGGGCGTGAGCGCGGCGTTCGTGGCCGCGGCGGCCTTCACCCTGCTCACCGCGCTGATCGCGCTCTTCGTCATCCAGGTCCGCCCCTCGGACCTGGAGCGACTCCAGGGCAAACACACCCCGACGGCCGTCTGA
- a CDS encoding cytochrome P450, with product MATDRIADTGADAGAGTAPPVLSGLPLVGSLPALKADSLGTYLRAHREQGDVVRITAGPPGLRAELYCVFSAEGAQQVLASESANFRKDNSFYQEVRESFGNGLLTSQDEDYLRQRRLVQPLFTRRRVDGYAHAVAAETLSTLTSWEEAADGIVDVCDEMTHLALRAVARILFGADVDATVDVVDRSFPIITEYVLRRGYSPANIPRGWPTPGNRRAAAAMDELYGVCDRIIAERRRAGLEGDGSGEGEDLLTLLAAAQSSDDGSFDAGELRDQVLIFLLAGHETTATSLAFALHLLALHPDLQARAREEISRVLGDRTPEAADLDRLPYLTRVLKEAMRLYPAAPVIGRRAVAATEVAGHAVPAGADVILAPWVTHRHPAYWPDPDRFDPERFTAEAEAARPRYAWFPFGGGPRACIGQHFSMLESVLALAMVLREFRFEAVDEEVSVSAGITLRTRGPMRCRIRRVAG from the coding sequence ATGGCTACGGACAGGATCGCGGACACCGGTGCGGACGCGGGTGCGGGAACGGCGCCTCCGGTGCTCTCCGGGCTCCCGCTGGTGGGGTCGCTGCCGGCCCTCAAGGCGGACTCGCTGGGCACCTACCTGCGCGCCCACCGCGAACAGGGCGACGTCGTACGGATCACCGCCGGTCCTCCCGGGCTGCGCGCCGAGCTGTACTGCGTCTTCTCCGCGGAGGGCGCCCAGCAGGTCCTGGCATCGGAATCGGCCAACTTCCGCAAGGACAACTCCTTCTACCAGGAGGTCCGGGAATCCTTCGGCAACGGCCTGCTGACCAGTCAGGACGAGGACTACCTGCGACAGCGCCGGCTGGTCCAGCCGCTGTTCACCCGGCGCCGGGTGGACGGCTACGCGCACGCGGTCGCCGCCGAGACCCTCTCGACGCTGACCTCCTGGGAGGAGGCCGCCGACGGGATCGTGGACGTCTGCGACGAAATGACGCACCTGGCCCTGCGCGCGGTGGCCCGGATCCTGTTCGGCGCGGACGTGGACGCCACCGTCGACGTGGTCGACAGGAGCTTCCCGATCATCACGGAGTACGTGCTGCGGCGCGGCTACTCCCCCGCCAACATCCCGCGCGGCTGGCCCACTCCGGGCAACCGGAGGGCCGCCGCCGCGATGGACGAGCTGTACGGGGTCTGCGACCGGATCATCGCGGAGCGTCGGCGCGCGGGCCTGGAGGGGGACGGGAGCGGGGAGGGGGAGGACCTGCTGACCCTGCTCGCCGCGGCGCAGAGTTCGGACGACGGGTCCTTCGACGCCGGCGAACTCCGTGACCAGGTACTGATCTTCCTGCTCGCGGGGCACGAGACGACCGCCACCTCCCTCGCCTTCGCCCTGCACCTGCTGGCCCTCCACCCCGATCTGCAGGCGCGGGCCCGCGAGGAGATCTCCCGCGTGCTCGGCGACCGTACGCCGGAGGCCGCCGACCTGGACCGGCTCCCGTACCTCACCCGGGTGCTCAAGGAGGCCATGCGGCTCTACCCCGCCGCGCCGGTGATCGGCCGCCGGGCCGTCGCCGCCACCGAGGTGGCGGGCCATGCGGTGCCGGCGGGCGCCGACGTGATCCTCGCGCCGTGGGTGACGCACCGGCACCCCGCCTACTGGCCCGACCCGGACCGCTTCGACCCCGAGCGCTTCACCGCGGAGGCGGAGGCCGCCCGGCCGCGCTACGCCTGGTTCCCCTTCGGCGGCGGCCCGCGCGCCTGCATCGGGCAGCACTTCTCGATGCTGGAATCGGTGCTCGCGCTGGCGATGGTCCTGCGGGAGTTCCGCTTCGAGGCTGTGGACGAGGAGGTGTCGGTGAGCGCCGGGATCACGCTGCGGACGCGGGGACCCATGCGCTGCCGGATCCGCAGGGTGGCCGGATAG